In a genomic window of Streptomyces sp. SJL17-4:
- a CDS encoding Mrp/NBP35 family ATP-binding protein, which translates to MAMEDAVLEALATVNDPEINKPITELGMVKSVEIEPDGKVAVTVYLTVSGCPMRETITQRVTEAVSGVEGVTGVDVSLDVMSDEQRKELAAALRGTSAEREVPFAKPGSLTRVYAVASGKGGVGKSSVTVNLAAAMAADGLKVGVVDADIYGHSVPRMLGADGRPTQVENMIMPPSANGVKVISIGMFTPGNAPVVWRGPMLHRALQQFLADVYWGDLDVLLLDLPPGTGDIAISVAQLVPNAEILVVTTPQQAAAEVAERAGSIAVQTHQKIVGVVENMAGLPCPHCDEMVDVFGTGGGQRVADGLTQTTGATVPVLGSIPIDVRLREGGDEGKPVVLSDPDSPAGAALRAIAGKLGGRQRGLSGMSLGITPRNKF; encoded by the coding sequence ATGGCTATGGAAGACGCGGTGCTCGAAGCACTGGCGACGGTGAACGACCCCGAGATCAACAAACCGATCACTGAGCTCGGCATGGTCAAGTCGGTGGAGATCGAACCGGACGGCAAGGTCGCCGTCACGGTCTACCTGACCGTCTCCGGCTGCCCGATGCGCGAGACCATCACCCAGCGGGTGACCGAGGCCGTCTCCGGCGTCGAGGGTGTCACCGGCGTCGACGTCTCGCTGGACGTGATGAGCGACGAGCAGCGCAAGGAGCTGGCGGCGGCGCTGCGCGGCACGAGCGCCGAGCGCGAGGTGCCGTTCGCGAAGCCCGGCTCGCTGACCCGGGTGTACGCGGTCGCCTCCGGCAAGGGTGGCGTCGGCAAGTCCTCCGTCACCGTGAACCTGGCCGCGGCGATGGCCGCCGACGGTCTGAAGGTCGGCGTCGTCGACGCCGACATCTACGGCCACAGCGTGCCGCGGATGCTGGGTGCGGACGGCCGTCCGACCCAGGTCGAGAACATGATCATGCCGCCGTCGGCGAACGGCGTGAAGGTCATCTCGATCGGCATGTTCACCCCGGGCAACGCGCCGGTGGTGTGGCGCGGCCCGATGCTGCACCGCGCGCTCCAGCAGTTCCTCGCGGACGTGTACTGGGGCGACCTGGACGTCCTCCTGCTCGACCTGCCCCCGGGCACCGGTGACATCGCGATCTCGGTCGCGCAGCTCGTCCCGAACGCGGAGATCCTGGTCGTCACCACCCCGCAGCAGGCGGCGGCCGAGGTCGCCGAGCGGGCCGGCTCCATCGCCGTCCAGACCCACCAGAAGATCGTCGGTGTCGTCGAGAACATGGCGGGCCTGCCGTGCCCGCACTGCGACGAGATGGTCGACGTGTTCGGCACGGGCGGCGGCCAGCGGGTCGCCGACGGTCTGACGCAGACCACGGGCGCCACGGTGCCGGTCCTCGGCTCGATCCCGATCGACGTACGGCTCCGCGAGGGCGGCGACGAGGGCAAGCCCGTCGTCCTCTCCGACCCGGACTCCCCGGCGGGCGCGGCCCTCCGCGCGATCGCCGGCAAGCTCGGCGGCCGCCAGCGAGGCCTCTCGGGCATGAGCCTGGGCATCACGCCACGCAACAAGTTCTGA
- a CDS encoding suppressor of fused domain protein: protein MGEVLALVEARLRTALGEPDARAAVTFLGTDRIEVLRFIDGDLVRYATLGMSAQPMADPTAALADPVKGPRAELVLTVRAGLADTDKVLRPLAVLAATPQVEGVIVAAGASLDVGDPLWPGAAFTSVLVAESGGLVEDLELDEPMDPVRFLPLLPMTSNEAAWKRVHGAQALEERWLAQGTDLRDPLRRSVNLD, encoded by the coding sequence ATGGGAGAAGTTCTTGCTCTGGTCGAGGCCCGGTTGCGGACGGCGCTCGGAGAACCGGACGCGCGGGCCGCGGTGACGTTCCTCGGCACGGACCGGATCGAGGTGCTCCGCTTCATCGACGGCGACCTCGTGCGGTACGCGACCCTCGGCATGTCCGCACAGCCGATGGCCGACCCGACCGCCGCGCTCGCCGACCCGGTCAAGGGCCCGCGCGCGGAGCTCGTGCTGACCGTACGGGCCGGCCTCGCGGACACCGACAAGGTGCTGCGGCCGCTCGCGGTCCTCGCCGCGACCCCGCAGGTCGAGGGCGTCATCGTGGCCGCGGGCGCCTCGCTCGACGTCGGCGACCCGCTCTGGCCGGGCGCCGCCTTCACCTCGGTCCTGGTCGCCGAGTCCGGGGGCCTGGTCGAGGACCTGGAACTGGACGAGCCGATGGACCCGGTGCGTTTCCTGCCGCTGCTCCCGATGACCTCCAACGAGGCGGCGTGGAAGCGGGTCCACGGGGCGCAGGCCCTGGAGGAGCGCTGGCTGGCGCAGGGCACGGACCTGCGCGATCCGCTGCGCAGGTCCGTGAACCTGGACTGA
- a CDS encoding sec-independent translocase: MFSDIGALELVTLVVLAVLVFGPDKLPKVIQDVSRFIRKIRDFSDSAKEDIRSELGPDFKDFEFEDLNPKTFLRKQMEQNEDLRELKELRGSFDLKKEMNDVADAVHGREPQPSAVNGSPSAGGSSGTVTSANGTPDLLKKQDKPDTTERPPYDSDAT; encoded by the coding sequence GTGTTCAGCGACATAGGCGCACTCGAGCTGGTGACGCTCGTCGTCCTCGCCGTGCTCGTCTTCGGGCCGGACAAGCTCCCGAAGGTCATCCAGGACGTCTCGCGCTTCATCCGGAAGATCCGTGACTTCTCGGACAGCGCCAAGGAGGACATCCGCAGCGAGCTGGGCCCGGACTTCAAGGACTTCGAGTTCGAGGACCTCAACCCGAAGACGTTCCTCCGCAAGCAGATGGAGCAGAACGAGGACCTCCGGGAGCTCAAGGAGCTGCGCGGCAGCTTCGACCTCAAGAAGGAGATGAACGACGTCGCCGACGCGGTCCACGGCCGCGAGCCGCAGCCTTCGGCCGTCAACGGTTCCCCGTCGGCCGGCGGTTCCTCCGGCACCGTCACCTCCGCCAACGGCACCCCGGACCTGCTGAAGAAGCAGGACAAGCCGGACACCACGGAGCGTCCTCCGTACGACTCCGACGCGACCTGA
- a CDS encoding DUF1003 domain-containing protein, which yields MAAERTQDRERDRDRERDRPGPRIRLDLPRERRAKLLPEYDPEAFGRLSERIARFLGTGRFLVWMTLTIIVWVVWNIFAPGALKFDEYPFIFLTLALSLQASYAAPLILLAQNRQDDRDRVNLEQDRKQNERSIADTEYLTREIAALRMGLGEVATRDWIRSELQDLIKDLEERRDLFPSADTRGSDVPDR from the coding sequence ATGGCGGCTGAGCGCACGCAGGACCGCGAGCGGGACCGTGACCGGGAGCGCGACCGTCCGGGCCCCCGCATCCGGCTCGACCTGCCGCGCGAGCGCCGGGCCAAGCTGCTTCCGGAGTACGACCCCGAGGCGTTCGGGCGGCTCTCGGAGCGGATCGCCCGCTTCCTGGGGACCGGTCGGTTCCTCGTCTGGATGACCCTGACGATCATCGTCTGGGTCGTCTGGAACATCTTCGCGCCGGGCGCGCTCAAGTTCGACGAGTACCCCTTCATCTTCCTGACGCTCGCGCTGTCCCTCCAGGCCTCGTACGCGGCGCCGCTGATCCTGCTCGCGCAGAACCGGCAGGACGACCGGGACCGGGTCAATCTCGAACAGGACCGGAAGCAGAACGAGCGGTCGATCGCGGACACCGAGTACCTCACCCGGGAGATCGCGGCGCTGCGGATGGGCCTCGGCGAGGTGGCCACCCGCGACTGGATCCGCTCGGAGCTCCAGGACCTGATCAAGGACCTGGAGGAGCGCCGGGATCTATTCCCGTCGGCCGACACCAGGGGAAGTGACGTACCCGACCGTTGA
- a CDS encoding magnesium and cobalt transport protein CorA, whose translation MSMIRDLRAAVRPSLRHPLRKTPTTYTSYDPTRDHTASSAVVDCAVYRDGRRIDDRECLTPRGAMGRVRENGGFAWIGLHEPTEAEFAGIAAEFGLHPLAVEDAVHAHQRPKLERYDDTLFTVFKTIHYVEHAELTATSEVVETGEVMCFTGPDFVITVRHGGQGSLRNLRHRLEGEPELLAKGPSAVLHALSDHVVDGYIAVADAVELDIDQLEIDVFSPAAKGSTRGTDTGRIYQLKREVLEFKRAVTPLLRPMQLLSERPMRLVDPDIQKYFRDVADHLARVQEQVVGFDELLNSILQANLAQATVAQNEDMRKITSWAAIVAVPTAVCGVYGMNFDHMPELHWKYGYPMVLTGIVAICFTIHRTLKRNGWL comes from the coding sequence ATGTCGATGATCCGTGACCTGCGCGCCGCCGTCCGTCCGAGCCTGCGGCACCCCCTGCGCAAGACCCCCACCACGTACACCTCGTACGACCCGACCCGTGACCACACGGCCTCCAGCGCCGTGGTCGACTGCGCCGTCTACCGCGACGGACGCCGCATCGACGACCGCGAGTGCCTCACCCCGCGCGGCGCCATGGGCCGGGTGCGGGAGAACGGCGGCTTCGCCTGGATCGGTCTGCACGAGCCGACCGAGGCCGAATTCGCCGGTATCGCAGCCGAGTTCGGGCTGCACCCGCTCGCCGTCGAGGACGCCGTCCACGCCCACCAGCGGCCCAAGCTGGAGCGGTACGACGACACCCTCTTCACCGTGTTCAAGACGATCCACTACGTCGAGCACGCCGAACTCACCGCGACCAGCGAGGTCGTCGAGACCGGCGAGGTGATGTGCTTCACCGGCCCCGACTTCGTCATCACCGTCCGGCACGGCGGCCAGGGCTCCCTGCGCAACCTCCGGCACCGCCTCGAGGGCGAGCCCGAGCTGCTCGCCAAAGGACCCTCGGCCGTGCTGCACGCCCTCTCCGACCATGTCGTCGACGGCTACATCGCGGTCGCCGACGCCGTCGAACTCGACATCGACCAGCTGGAGATCGACGTCTTCTCGCCGGCCGCGAAGGGCTCGACACGCGGTACGGACACCGGCCGGATCTACCAGCTGAAGCGTGAGGTGCTGGAGTTCAAGCGGGCCGTCACGCCGCTGCTCCGCCCGATGCAGCTGCTCTCCGAGCGGCCGATGCGACTGGTCGACCCCGACATCCAGAAGTACTTCCGGGACGTCGCCGACCACCTCGCGCGCGTGCAGGAGCAGGTCGTCGGCTTCGACGAACTGCTCAACTCGATCCTCCAGGCCAACCTGGCGCAGGCGACCGTCGCGCAGAACGAGGACATGCGCAAGATCACCTCGTGGGCGGCGATCGTCGCCGTCCCCACGGCGGTCTGCGGCGTGTACGGCATGAACTTCGACCACATGCCCGAGCTGCACTGGAAGTACGGCTACCCGATGGTGCTGACCGGCATCGTCGCGATCTGTTTCACCATCCACCGCACGCTGAAGCGCAACGGCTGGCTGTGA
- a CDS encoding CBS domain-containing protein — translation MAAGAPRIFVSHLAGVPVFDPVGDQVGRVSDLVAMLRVGRRPPRLLGMVVEVLSRRRVFVPMTRITGVESGQVITTGVVNMRRFEPRPTERLVLGELLDRRVRLVGPGGQEGEEVTVLDVAIQQLPARRDWEIDKVFVRKGKGGVLSRKGETLTVEWSGVTGFSLEEHGQGAESLVATFEKLRPADLANALHHLPPKRRAEVAAALDDDRLADVLEELPEDDQIEILGKLKEERAADVLEAMDPDDAADLLSELPEEDKERLLTLMQPDDAADVRRLLAYEERTAGGLMTTEPIVLRPDATVADALARVRQQDLSPALAAQVYVCRPPDETPTGKYLGTVHFQRLLRDPPFTLVSSIVDSDLPPLGPDTPLPAVTSYLAAYNMVAAPVVDESGSLLGAVTVDDVLDHLLPEDWRETDFHEEGAGHGG, via the coding sequence ATGGCGGCAGGCGCCCCCCGGATCTTCGTCTCCCACCTCGCGGGAGTCCCGGTCTTCGACCCCGTCGGCGACCAGGTCGGCCGGGTCAGCGACCTGGTGGCCATGCTGCGGGTCGGCCGCAGGCCGCCGCGGCTCCTCGGCATGGTCGTGGAGGTCCTCAGCCGCCGCCGGGTGTTCGTACCGATGACCCGGATCACGGGCGTGGAGTCCGGCCAGGTCATCACGACCGGTGTCGTCAACATGCGCCGCTTCGAACCGCGCCCCACCGAGCGTCTCGTCCTCGGCGAACTCCTCGACCGGCGTGTCCGGCTCGTGGGGCCCGGCGGGCAGGAGGGCGAGGAGGTCACCGTCCTCGACGTCGCCATCCAGCAGCTGCCCGCCCGCCGCGACTGGGAGATCGACAAGGTCTTCGTCCGCAAGGGGAAGGGCGGGGTGCTGAGCCGCAAGGGCGAGACGCTGACCGTCGAGTGGTCGGGGGTCACCGGCTTCTCCCTGGAGGAGCACGGGCAGGGCGCCGAGAGCCTGGTCGCCACCTTCGAGAAGCTGCGCCCCGCCGACCTCGCCAACGCGCTGCACCACCTCCCGCCCAAGCGGCGTGCCGAGGTCGCCGCCGCGCTCGACGACGACCGGCTCGCCGACGTCCTCGAAGAGCTGCCGGAGGACGACCAGATCGAGATCCTCGGCAAGCTGAAGGAGGAGCGCGCGGCCGACGTCCTGGAGGCGATGGACCCGGACGACGCGGCCGACCTGCTGTCCGAGCTGCCGGAGGAGGACAAGGAGCGGCTGCTGACGCTGATGCAGCCGGACGACGCGGCCGACGTCCGCCGGCTGCTCGCGTACGAGGAGCGCACGGCGGGCGGTCTGATGACGACCGAGCCGATCGTGCTGCGGCCGGACGCCACGGTCGCGGACGCGCTGGCCCGGGTCCGGCAGCAGGACCTGTCGCCGGCGCTGGCGGCGCAGGTGTACGTGTGCCGGCCGCCGGACGAGACGCCGACGGGCAAGTACCTGGGCACCGTGCACTTCCAGCGGCTCCTTCGCGATCCGCCGTTCACGCTCGTCAGCTCGATCGTGGACAGCGACCTGCCGCCGCTCGGCCCGGACACCCCGCTGCCGGCCGTCACCAGCTATCTCGCCGCGTACAACATGGTCGCGGCGCCCGTGGTGGACGAGAGCGGGTCGCTGCTCGGCGCGGTCACCGTCGACGACGTGCTCGACCATCTGCTGCCGGAGGACTGGCGCGAGACCGACTTCCACGAGGAGGGGGCCGGGCATGGCGGCTGA
- a CDS encoding MFS transporter: MEQAEECADGGSILRQPPAVWATAGASVVAFMGIGLVDPILPSIAQGLDATPSQVSLLFTSYFLITAVAMLVTGFVSSRIGGRRTLLAGLALVVVFAALAGTSDSVAELVGFRAGWGLGNALFVSTSLAVIVGAAAGGSAAAILLYESALGLGMACGPLLGAVLGDAGWRYPFFGTAALMAIGFLCITVFLKEQPIPARKTSLLDPIRALGHGGLASAAAAAFCYNYAFFTVLAFTPFVLDMTPYKSGAVFFAWGLLLAVFSVLVAPRLQRRFGSLTVLGGSLVLLAADVVVLGYGDHTTAIVCTVLSGAFIGVNNTVFTELALGVSDAPRPVAGAGYNFVRWFAAAAAPYLAPKIEEWSDVHMPFVVAGVAAVLGAVVVRVRRDALTLEARELAPKHATEDGVGVFAG, encoded by the coding sequence ATGGAGCAAGCAGAGGAATGCGCCGACGGAGGCAGCATCCTGCGTCAGCCACCGGCCGTCTGGGCCACCGCCGGCGCGTCCGTCGTCGCCTTCATGGGCATCGGCCTCGTCGATCCGATCCTGCCGTCGATCGCCCAGGGTCTGGACGCGACGCCCAGTCAGGTGTCGCTGCTCTTCACCTCGTACTTCCTCATCACCGCCGTCGCGATGCTGGTGACCGGTTTCGTCTCCAGCCGCATCGGGGGACGCCGGACCCTGCTCGCCGGACTCGCGCTGGTCGTCGTCTTCGCCGCCCTCGCCGGCACCTCGGACTCCGTCGCCGAACTCGTCGGCTTCCGGGCCGGCTGGGGACTCGGCAACGCGCTCTTCGTCTCGACCTCGCTCGCCGTGATCGTCGGCGCCGCGGCCGGTGGCAGCGCGGCCGCGATCCTGCTCTACGAGTCGGCACTCGGCCTCGGCATGGCCTGCGGGCCGCTCCTCGGCGCCGTGCTCGGCGACGCCGGCTGGCGCTACCCCTTCTTCGGCACGGCCGCGCTGATGGCGATCGGCTTCCTCTGCATCACGGTCTTCCTGAAGGAACAGCCGATTCCCGCCCGCAAGACCTCGCTGCTCGACCCGATCCGGGCGCTCGGCCACGGCGGTCTCGCCTCGGCCGCGGCGGCCGCGTTCTGCTACAACTACGCGTTCTTCACGGTGCTCGCCTTCACCCCGTTCGTACTGGACATGACGCCGTACAAGTCCGGCGCCGTGTTCTTCGCCTGGGGTCTGCTGCTCGCCGTCTTCTCGGTCCTGGTCGCCCCACGGCTCCAGCGGCGCTTCGGCTCGCTCACCGTGCTCGGCGGCTCACTGGTGCTGCTCGCGGCCGACGTGGTGGTGCTCGGGTACGGCGACCACACGACCGCGATCGTCTGCACGGTCCTGTCGGGCGCGTTCATCGGCGTCAACAACACCGTCTTCACCGAGCTGGCCCTCGGCGTCTCGGACGCCCCGCGCCCGGTGGCCGGCGCGGGCTACAACTTCGTCCGCTGGTTCGCCGCGGCCGCCGCCCCGTACCTCGCCCCGAAGATCGAGGAGTGGAGCGACGTCCACATGCCGTTCGTGGTGGCGGGCGTGGCCGCGGTGCTCGGCGCCGTGGTCGTCCGGGTCCGCCGCGACGCCCTCACCCTCGAAGCCCGGGAACTGGCCCCGAAGCACGCCACGGAGGACGGCGTCGGCGTCTTCGCCGGCTGA